TCTGCCGGGCGGTGCCGTCCTTGCCGGACCCGTCACCGGGGACGGCGGGCCCGCTGGCCTCCGGTTCGCCGAGGGGCCCCGAGGGACGGCCGGTGGGCTCGGCGGCGAGGACGTCGAAGCGGTAGTCGTCGGACTCCCCCACCCAGTCTCCGTCCGCCCCCCGGCGCTGGACGACCGCGGCGTTGGCGACGACGGTGTCGGGAGCCGTGGTGCGGTCGGGGAAGGCGAGCCTGACCCGTACCGAGAACGTGCCGCCGGCGGGCAGCGACAGGCCCGCGAAGCCGCCCGAGCCGGCTCCGAACGCGCCGACGGCCTCCCCCTGGTCCGTCTTCTCGACGGTGACGTGCCGCCAGATCCGCGAGGCTCCGTCGAAGAACTCCAGCCGGACCCGGTCCGGCCGGATCGCCCTCGCCTGGCCGGCGAGCACGACCACGGGGTGGATGTTCAGACACGGCCGGGCGGTGGTGTTGGACAGTTCGACGGAGAACTCGTGGGCCTCCCCACCGGCCCGGTACTCGCCGGGGCCCCGGACGATGCGGGTGACGATCGGGAACTCGACCGCGTTCGGATCGCCGCAGGCCGGCTGCTGCTCGGCGGGCACCGCACCGGGTGCCGCGGGCGATGCGGCGCCCGGACGGGGAGGCTGCGGCACCGAGGGCGGCAGGACGGCGGAGGGCACCGCCTGCACCGGGGCCGGGGGCTGGACCGGGGCCGGGGGCTGCGGCGCGAGGGGGCGGGGCACGGCGGACGCGGGCGGAACGGGCGGGGCGGGGAGTCGCCGAGGCGGGGTCTGCCGGGCGGCGGGAGCGGACCGCGGCGGGGCGGACCACGACCCGCCTGTCAGGGGCGGCGGCGCCGGCTGAGCGGCGTCCGTGCGGGACGGCGCGGGACGCTCAGGGGGCGAACCGGGTTGCGCCGGCACGGGCCGCGGGGTTTCCGGGGTCCGCGCGAGAGCCGGCCCCGCCAGGACGACGGGGACGAGCGCGGCCGTGGCGGCTCCGGCGGCGAGGGCGGTGCGCAGACGCATGGGGGAACCTCAGCAGATCGCGGGCGTGGGCGGCGTCGGCTGCGACGCTGCCACGCGGGGGCCCGCCGGTGGTGCACCGACGCCACCCTCCGACCTGAAAATCACATCATTACGCCCGGTTGGCGGAGTCCATCGCCTCCATGCGGCCGAACAGCGGGGCGAGGACGAGCTGGGCCGCGCCCTCCGCGACCGGGTACGCACCGCTCTCCGCCAGCGCGACGTGCACGGCATCGTCGCCGATCACCTCGCCGACCCCGCGAACGAACGTCTCGGCGGCGGCGAGCACCGTGCGCCCGCCGAGCAGCACCTGCTCGACGTCGAGCAGCCGTACCAGGTTCGCCGCGCCGGTACCCAGCACCCGGGCCGCCTCCCCGAACTCACCGCGGGCGACGGCCGCGAGGCACAGCGCCTCGATGCAACCGCGGTTGCCGCAGGGGCAGACGGGGCCGTCGAGTTGTACGACCTGGTGGCCGAACTCGCCCGCGCCGGTGCGCGCCCCCCGGTGCACCACCCCGCCGATCACGAGCCCCGCGCCCAGTCCCGTACCGAGGTGGAGGTACGCGAACGACCCGGGCGCGGCCGCGGCCGCGGCGGAGTGAGCGGGGGAGGCAAGGGAGGTGAGAGAGCCAGGAGAGGCAGGAGAGGTGAGAGAGCCAGGGCAGGCGGGGGCGGCCGGGGAGGCGGGGTCACCGTCGGCGCGCCCGCCCGCCGGACCGGCGACGCCGTGCCCGGGGTCTGCCGCGCTCTCCGCCCCGGGCCCCGTCCGGGGCAGGCCCCTCAGCGCGAGCCCCAGCACCGCCGCGTTCGTGTCCTTGTCCAGCACGACCGGCACACCGAGCCGCTCCGCGAGCTCGTCGCGGAGCGGGACGCCCGCCCAGCCCGGCGCGCCGGTCACCCGGCCCGGTACACCGGTCCGGTGGTCCAGCGGTCCGGGCATGCCCACCCCGACGCCGAGCACCCGCTCCGGTCCGACCGCCAGCAGCGCCCGCACCTCGCCGGCCGCCGCGGAGATGGCGTGCGGTACCGGACCGCCCAGGTCCAGAGCCCGGCTGCGGGACGCGACGACCGTGCCGGCGAGGTCGACGAGGACGGCCGTCAGCTCGTCGCGGTCCAGGTGGAGACCCACGGCGTGCGCGGCGGAGGGGACGAGGCGCAGGACCGTACGGGGCTTGCCGCCGGTGGACGCGCGGCGGCCCGCCTCAGTCGCCATCCCGTCCTTCCGCAGCCTTCCGGTGATCTTGCTGACGGCCTGGGGCGTGAGACCGGTGCGCTCGGCCAGCTCCAGGCGGCTGATCCCGTCGCCGCCGGCCGCCCGCAGCAGATCCAGCACCAGGGCCGCGTTGTGGCTGCGCAGCACAGGAAGGTTGGCACCCGCGTTACTCCACTTCACCCCGCTATTGTGCGGGCGCTTGACGCTTTGGCAACAGTGTTGCTTAAGTGGCCCCATGACTGGCACCACCGGCACCGGCGCCGCGTCCGGGACCTCCGCCCCGGCCGGGCCCCCTTTCCGCGTCGGACTCGTCGGCTACGGCCTCGCGGGTTCCGTCTTCCACGCGCCGCTGATCGCGGCCACCGAGGGCCTCGTCCTGGACACCGTCGTGACCTCGAACGAGGAGCGCCGGGAGCAGGCGCGGGCCGAGTTCCCGGACGTGCGCTTCGCGGCCGCGGCCGACGAGCTGTGGGAGCGCGCCGACGAGCTCGATCTCGTCGTCGTCGCCTCGCCTAACAGGACCCACGTCCCGGTCGCCACCGCCGCCCTCGAGGCCGGTCTGCCCGTCGTCGTCGACAAGCCGATCGCCGGGACCGCCGCCGAGGCCCGCGCGCTCGCCGGCCTCGCCGAGAAGCGGGGGCTGCTGCTCTCCGTCTTCCAGAACCGCCGCTGGGACAACGACTTCCTCACCCTCCGCCGCCTGCTCGAGGACGGCGCGCTCGGCGAGGTGCAGCGCTTCGAGTCCCGCTTCGAGCGCTGGCGCCCCCAGCCCAAGGGCGGCTGGCGCGAGTCGGGCGACCCGGAGGAGATCGGCGGCCTCCTGTACGACCTGGGGAGCCATGTCGTGGACCAGGCCCTCGTCCTCTTCGGGCCCGCCGTGCGGGTGTACGCGGAATCCGATGTGCGCCGCCCGGGCGCCGAGACCGACGACGACACCTTCATCGCCGTCACGCACGCCGGCGGCGTCCGCTCACACCTCTACATGAGCGCGACGGCCGCCCAGCTCGGTCCGCGCTTCAGGGTCCTGGGCTCCGCCGCGGGCTATGTGAAGTACGGCCTCGACCCGCAGGAGGCCGCGCTGCGCGAGGGCAGGCGCCCGGAGCCGGGGCGGCCGTGGGGTGAGGAGCCGCAGGAGCTGTGGGGGCGCCTGGGCTCCGGCGAGTCGCCGCTGACGGGCGGCGGGCACCCGGTCGGGACGCGGCCCGGCGACTACCCCGCGTACTACGCCGGGATCGCCACCGCCCTGCGGGACGGCACCGCCCCGCCGGTCGGCGCGTACGAGGCGGCCGACGCCCTCGACGTCCTGGAGGCGGCCCGCCGCTCCGCCCGCGAGGGCGTCACCGTGGAGCTCGGCACATGAGCCGCGGCGGCACGGCACCCGGCTTCCCCGGCATAGCCGCGCTCGAGGCACAGGAAGCGCGCCTGACGTTCAGCCGGTTCACCCACGAGGACGCCTGGGCGCTCGGCTCGGCGCTGGTCGAGCTGGCGCGCGAACGGCAGGCCCCGGTCGCCATCGACATCCGGCGCGGCGGGCAGCAGCTCTTCCACTGCGCCCTCGCCGGGTCGTCGGCGGACAACGACGCGTGGATCGACCGCAAGCGGCGGGTCGTCGAGCGCTACGGCGAGAGCTCGCTCCTCGTCGGCAGCCGCTTCCGCGCCAAGGGAACGACGTTCGAGGAGTCGTCCCGGCTCGACCCCGACCGGTACGCGGCGCACGGCGGATCCTTCCCGGTCCGCGTCGACGGCGCCGGCGTCATCGGCACGGTCACGGTCTCCGGCCTCCCGCAGGCCGAGGACCATGCGATGGTGGTGGAAGCGCTGGAGCGCATCCTCGCCATCTGAAGGCCCCGCGGAGGGAGTGAATCCCCCGCACCCCCTCCGCGGCCCTTCCCTCCGTTGCCGTCCTCCTCTTCGCCCCGGCTCGTGCGACGCCCGCCGTACGCCCCGGCCCCGCGGCCCCGCCGGGCGACCCGCGCCGTTCGGCCCCGCCGGGCCGTCCGGCCACCGCCCTGCGACCCGCGCCGTTCGAGCCCGCCCGGCCATACCCCCGCCCGGCCGTACGGCCCGTGCCGCGCAACGCGCGCCGTACGGCCCCGGGCCGCCGGCCCCGGCCGTCCGTCCCTACGCGCTCTTCAGCACCTGCCGCTGGCGTCCGAGCCCTTCGATCTCCAGCTCGACCACATCACCGGCCCGCAGGTACGGCTTCGGCTCCGGCTGCCCCAGCGCCACCCCCGCGGGCGTCCCGGTGTTGACGACGTCTCCCGGGTACAGGGTCATGAAGTGGCTGACGTACCGGACCACTTCGGCGACCGGGAAGATCTGGTCGGCGGTCGAGCCGTTCTGCTTCAGCTCGCCGTTGACCCAGAGCCTCAGGGACAGCGCCTGCGGGTCCGGCACCTCGTCCCGGGTCACCAGCCAGGGCCCCAGCGGGTTGAACGTCTCGCAGTTCTTTCCCTTGTCCCAGGTGCCGCCGCGCTCGATCTGGAACTCCCGCTCCGACACGTCGTGCGCGACCGCGTAACCGGCGATGTGCGCCAGGGCCTCCTCGGGGGACTCCAGACAGCGCGCGGTGCGCCCGATGACCACCGCGAGCTCGACCTCCCAGTCCGTCTTCTCGCTGCCGCGGGGCACGAGGACGGTGTCATCGGGGCCGACGACCGTGTCCGCCGCCTTGAGGAAGACGACGGGCTCGGCCGGGGTGGCGGCACCGGTCTCCGCCGCGTGGTCGTGGTAGTTCAGCCCGATGCACACGACCTTGCCGACACGGGCGAGCGGCGCGCCGATCCGCTCCCCGGCGGCGTCGAGCACCGGGAGGCCGCCGGCCTCGGCCGCCGACCGGATCCGCTCGAGCGCGTCCTCGTCCGCGAGCAGCGCTCCGTCGATGTCCGGAACCAGCCCGGACAGGTCCCGGAGGGTCGTCCCGTCCCGGTCGAGCAGCGCAGGCCGCTCCGAACCCGCCGTACCGACACGCAGCAACTTCATCTCAGTTCTCCCTGTGGTCGAGGTGAGCCCCGCTTGAGGAGTCCCCGCGTGCGGCGGAGGGAGGGTGCGGCCCATCGGAGGATTGGTCGATCCTCCAAGAGAGCAGGACGGCCCACAAGCCCCTGTTCACCACCTGGACCGTTACCCCGCGGTAGCCGGGGAGCCCGCGGCAGACGCGTCCCGGTGGAGGAGCATCCTCTCCACCGCGCTCCACGTCGTGCTGGTCACGACGTAGAGGGCCGCCGCCAGCGGCACCACGGCGACGGTGACCAGCGTCGCGAAGGACATCAGCGGCAGCACCCTCGCCATCGCGCCCATCCCCGGCAGCGTCTGCTCCGGCCGGGCCGGGCCCGTGGCCGCGAGCTGCCGCCTGGTGCGCACACAGGTGAACGCGGCCACGACGGCGACGACCCCGAACAGCACGAGGTACACCGCCCCGGCCGGCCCGAACACCCCGCCCGCCTCCAGCGCGTCGGCCCACCGGCCGCCCAGCCCGGCCGCGAACAGGCTGTGCCCGAGCAGTTCGTTGGCCTCCCCGCCGATCCGGGAGCCGGAGAACAGGTGGTACATCAGGAAGAACGCGGGCAGCTGCAGCAGGCCGGGCAGGCAGCCCGCCAGCGGCGGCACCTTCTCCTTCGCGTGCAGCTCCAGGACCGCCCGCCGCAACCTCTCCGGGTCCCCGCCGTGCCTGCCGCGCAGCTCGGACAGCTGCGGCGCGAGGCGGGCGCGCGCCTGCTGCCCCCGGGCCGCCGCCCGGGACAGCGGATGGACCGCCAGCCGTACCAGCGCGGTGAACAGGACGATCGCCGCCGCGGTGGCGGAGGTGTGGAACAGCGGCTGGAGCAGATCGGCGAGCCGACCGACCAGCGAAGCGAACAGGGACAGGACTGGGGACATGGAGGCCCTCCGGGACTCGTCGTGCCGGGAAAGAACGGATATGTCGGCATGACGGCCCGCGAGGGGGCGCGTGGCCCGCTCAGGGCACACACGGGAAGGGCAGAAGGAGCCGGCGCCCCTACGCGGCCGTCGTCGAAGGACGGCCTGGAGCCCTGGGGCGGCAGCGGCCCGCCGCGTCGGGATCACGCTGCGGCAGGAACGCCGTGCGCTGGTCACGGTCGCGCAGCGCGGTGCGTATCCGCGCGGGCGGCACCCGAGGCACCGACCGGGAGAGGATCAGCGCGCAGGCGACGAGCGCGGCACCGGCCGCCGCCGTGGCGGCGAGGGCCACGGCCGTCGGCAGGCCGATCCCCTCGGCGACGAAGACCTCGACCAGGATGAAGAGCAGAAGCGCGAGCGGCCGCAGCACGCGCCAGGTCTGACCGGCCATGCGTACCCCTCCCTCTCTTCCGCGCTGCGCCCCGCTCCGTGCGCGGCGGCTGTGCAGCTCTGTACGGGTGATACGACCCGTCATCGGTTATACACGAGCGCGGAGTCCTCCGGGTTCCCTGTGGAAAACCCGGGCGGCCCATCTCCCGTCCGGCCCGCTGCGCCGCGCGCACCGGCCGACAGCCGCGGCCTTCACCTGACCAGGCCCCTGCGCAGCCCCGTACAGCAGTACGGTGTGCTGCATGCGCCCCGACACGTCTGCCGACCACACCGCCGAAGCCGAGCGTCTGCTGCGCACCGCGGAGCAGTACCCGGAGGACCGCGAACCGCTGCTGCTCCAGGCCGCGGCCCATCTGGAGCTCTCGGGCGACCGGGCCCGCGCGAGCGGTCTGTACGACAACCTCCTCGCCGGCGATCCGGACAACACCCAGCTGATCAAGGCACTCCAGGCGGCCAATCTGTGGGAGTACGGCCACGAGGCGGAGGCCCGCACGCTCATCGACGGCGTCCGCGCGGCGGCTCCGGACGACGCGGCACCGTGGGAGATCGTCGCCGAGACGCTGGAGGCCCACGACGAACTCGACGCGGCCCACTCCACCTTCACCGAGGCCGTCACCCGTCTCATCTCCCCGGGTGAGGAGACGTCCTACGCGACCCAGTCCCTCCTCACCGGCCGCCACCGTGTGCGCCGTCTGCTGGCGCTGCCGCACGACGACTGGGACACCCTCGCCGACCGCCTCCACACCTCGGCCGTCCCGCTGGACGAACTCCACGACCCCAGGCGCCTGTGGGCTCTCGGCTCCTCGGACCCCGTCGAACTCCGCGCCGAGATCGACCGGCTCCGCTCCGAACTGGGCACCTACCGCGCGGCCCTGTCCCGCCCCTTCCCGGTCGCGGTCCTCCACTGGCCGGCCCACGAACTCACCGAACTCCTCGGCACGTACCCGCCGCTGGCCGCCGAGTACCCGACCCACGACGCCCATCTCACCGCCATCGAGTCCGCCCTGCGCGACCTCTCGGCGACGGGCACCGGCAACCTCGGCATCGTCACGGGCACGGTCCCCTCGTACGAGGCCTTCGCCGCCTCGGAGGCCGCCTCCCCCGCGGACGCCACCCTCCTCCCCCAGTACGCCACGACGCTCGCGGCCCGCGGCAAGGCGACGCCGTGGCCCCCGGCGAAGGGCGCGCTGTGCTGGTGCGGTTCGAGGACGGCGTACGGGGAGTGCCACGGGGTGGGGCGGGGCTGATCTCCGCCGACGGACGCCGGCGCCCCGGGGAAGGGGCCGGCAGGGAGGGGAACGGGTGACGAGGTCCGTTGACGCCGGGAACCCGGTCGCCGGGCTCTACGAGCAGCTGATCACCTTGCGGCTGGAGAAACAGCTCCGGGAGCTGAACGCCGATGGCCGCTGGCACACGGTCGACGGCGCCGTGGGACCCGAGTCCTCGCCCCACGTCATCGCCCGTCACGTGGCGGAGACCACCAGGCGGGTGCTGGAACGGCTGCCGGCGGCGGACCGGGTGCACGCGGCCAACCACATCCTCGAGTCGCTGAGCACGGTGGAGGGTGCCCGTGAGTGGGTGGACCTCGTCGCCGACGGCCCGCGGCAACTGCTCGCCGTCGCCGAGGAGGAAGCCAGGGGCGTCTACGCGATCCGCCCGGCGACGCCGCTGTCCGACACGGCGCTCATCACCAACTCCCCGGACGACCCGAGTCTCGGTTTCGAGCTGCGCGCCGAGCTCGCGACCGCCGACCGCGTCGACCTGCTCTGCGCCTTCGTGAAGTGGCACGGACTCCGTGTCATCGAGCAGTCCCTCGAGGCCGCCCACGCCCGCCACGTGCCCATCCGCGTCATCACGACCACGTACATCGGAGCCACCGAGCGCCGCGCCCTGGACAGGCTGGTTCAGAGATTCAACGCCGAGATCAAGGTCAACTACGAGCTGCGCTCCACCCGCCTCCACGCCAAGGCCTGGCTCTTCCGCCGCAGCAGCGGCTACGACACGGCCTACGTGGGGAGTTCAAATCTGTCGAAGGCGGCGCTCCTCGACGGACTGGAGTGGAACGTCCGACTCTCCTCCGTCGCCACTCCCGATGTGCTGCGCAAGTTCGAGGCGACCTTCGACTCCTACTGGAGCGACCCGGCGTTCGAGCCGTACGACCCCGATCGCGACGCCACAAGGCTCGACGAGGCGCTGCTGCGGGCCGGCCAGGGGACCCGCGACGCCGGCGATCGGCGCATCACCCTCTCCGGGCTGGAGGTACGTCCGTACCCGCACCAGCGCGACATGCTGGAACGCCTCGAGGCGGAGCGCGAAGTCCACGGACGCCACCGCAACCTCCTGGTCGCCGCGACCGGCACCGGGAAGACGGTCATGGCGGCGCTTGACTTCAAGCACCTCCGGCAGAAGCACGGCCCCGGTCTGCGGCTCCTCTTCGTCGCCCATCGCCAGGAGATCCTCAGGCAGTCGCTCCGCACGTACCAGGACGTACTCGTCGACGCGAACTTCGGGGAGGAACTGCACAGCAGCCTCGTGCCCCGCCACTGGAACCATGTCTTCGCCAGCGTTCAGTCCCTCGGCACCCGGTCTCTCGACCGCCTTGCCCCGGGCCACTTCGACGTCATCGTCATCGACGAGTTCCACCACGGGGTCTCTCCGACCTACCGCAAGATCATCGACCACTTCACCCCCCGGGAACTGCTCGGCCTGACCGCGACCCCGGAGCGGATGGACGGACGCAACGTCCAGGACGAGTTCTTCGACGGCCGCATCGCGGCGGAACTGAGGCTGTGGGAAGCGCTGGAGAACGAACTGCTCAGCCCCTTCCACTACTTCGGCATCACCGACAGCACCGATATGAGTGCCGTCACATGGAAGCGCGGCGCATACGACGCATCAGAGCTGAGCAGTCTCCTCACGGGCAACGAGACCCGGGCGCGCCTCGTGGTCCAGGCCGTCCTGGACAAGGTCCCGGACCCGACCTCCATGCGCGCTCTGGGCTTCTGCGTATCGGTGTCACACGCCAATTTCATGGCCGACTTCTTCTCCCGCGCCGGCATCAGATCCGTGGCACTCTCAGGCGGGACGTCACGGGATGACCGCAAGGCGTCGCTGGACGCGCTGCGGTCCGGGGAACTGCAGGCCGTCTTCTCGGTCGACCTCCTCAACGAAGGACTCGACATCCCGGATGTCGACACGCTTCTCCTGCTGCGCCCCACGTCGAGCGCGACGGTGTTCCTGCAGCAGCTCGGGCGGGGACTCCGCCGAACCGAAGGCAAGGCCGTGCTCACCGTCCTCGACCTCGTCGGACGGCACCGCAGGGAGTTCCGCTTCGAAGCGCGCTTCCAGGCACTGACCAATCTGACGCGCAACCGCCTGCTCACCGGCATCGAGCGGGACTTCCCGGTGCTCCCCTCCGGCTGCCAGATCATCCTCGAGCCCAAGGCCAGGGAACTGATCGTCGACAACATCCGGGCCCGGCTCGGGGTCAACGTCACCCAACTGGCACGTGAGGTGCGACAGTACGCCGAGCCCCGCCTGTCCACCTACCTCAAGGAGAGCGGCCGCGACATCAGTGAGCTCTACCGGGGAAACGGGAACTCCTGGACGGGTCTGCTGCGCCGCGCCGGGCTGCTCACCTCCTCCGCACCCGACGCAGAAGCGGCGCTTCTCAGAAGGGTGCCCGCGTTCCTCCACGCCGATGACCCGGAACGTGTCGCCGCCTACCTGCGACTCCTCGAGGACGACGCACCCCGCTACGACGATCTCGACGGCCTCGGCCAGGCCTACGCGCGCATGCTCTTCTTCTCCCTCTGGCCTCTCGGAGGCTTCCGCACCTACCAGGAGGCCCTCGGCTCGCTGCGGCCCCTCCACGACGTCCGCAGCGAACTCCGCCAGGTCCTGGCCCATGTGCTCGACCGGGCGGAACACGTCCCCGTCCCCCTCGCCGGCGACCTCGGCGGGCTGCCCCTCACGGTGCACGCCTCGTACAGCCGTGAGGAGATACTCCCGGCTCTGGGGCAGTCCCGTATCGGGGGCCTTATGCCAGGCCACTTCCGCGAAGGCGTCAGATGGTGCGAGAACGTGCGTACCGACGCCCTGCTCATCACCCTGGAAAAGGACGAGAAGGACTTCTCCCCGCAGACCCGCTACCGGGACTACGCCCTGAGCGACTCCCTCTTCCACTGGGAGTCGCAGAACCAGACGTCGCACACCTCCCCGACCGGAATCCGCTACCGGACACACGAGAAGCTGGGCAGCCATGTGCTGCTCTTCGTCCGCCGCTACAAGAAGACGGACATCGGCGGTCCCCAGCCCTGGATGCTGCTCGGCCCCGCGGACTACGTGACGCACGAGGGGAGCAGGCCGATGGCGATCACCTGGAGGCTGAGGCACCGGATGCCCGCGGACGTCCGGACCTACTCGTCCGCCGCGCACTGATCACCGGCGAGGTCCGCCCGGGTGGGCCGGGGTGGCCGGGTGGGCCGGGGTGGCCGGGGTGGCCGGTGGCTGGACGCCCCCCGGCGTAAGTGGTGGGTCCCCCGGTGCGGTCGTAGCGTCGATACAGGAGGAACCGTTCGAGGGGGTGGGAGGGAGCGCAGGCCGGGATGTGCGATGTGGGTGCCGGGACGCCATGCGGGTGCCGGGCCGCGCAGCGGTCGGCAGGGGCGCGTGGGCATGGTGTGGGCCGGGTGGCTCGGGGAGAGACGGCTGGGAGCTGACATGCAGAGACACAAGCTGAGGACCGGGGCCATGATCTTTGCCGCGACGGTGCTCGCGGCGGGCCTCGTGCCGGCGACCGCGTCCGCGTCCCCCTCCATGGCGGCCCAGCCCGATGACCAGGTCGTCGTCGTGGACTGCTTCATGAAGGCGCAGGTGCGGCCCAGCGAGTTCCTGATCGCCTGCGGGGACGGCAACAGCGGACTGACCGAGCTCGAGTGGTCGTCGTGGGGGCCGAGGTCCGCCGTGGCCTCCGGGACCAACGTGGTCAACGACTGCAAGCCCTACTGCGCCGCGGGCACGTTCCGCTCGTACCCCGTGAACGTAAGGCTCGAGCGTCCGGAGGCGTGGGAGAAGGACCCGGGCCGGCAGCGGTACGGGCAGCTCCACCTCAGCTTCCCCGGCAGCAGGCCCGAGCACCTGCCGCCCGAGGTGACGTACAAGCTGTGGGACTGATGTGCGGTACGGCCGCCCGCCACCGACGGTGCGCGGTCGGGCTGCCGGGGGCGTGGGCTAGGCGCGGTGCGACGCGTCGCCGCCGGGCCGGCCACGCCTGCTCGTACGATCCGGAGACATGGTGCGGAAGCGGGTAGTGGTCTCCGGGACGGTCCAGGGCGTGTTCTACCGGGACACCTGCCGGAGGGTCGCCGAGGAGCACGGGGTGTCCGGGTGGGTGCGGAACCGGGCCGACGGCCGGGTCGAGGCGGTGTTCGAGGGCGATCCCGACGGTGTCGAGACTCTCGTCCGGTGGGCGCGGCTGGGTCCGCCGTCCGCCGATGTGCGCGCCGTGGAGGTGCGGGACGAGGAGCCCGAGGGGCTGACGGGGTTCGAGGTACGGCACAGCACCGGCGGCGGCGCCTGACCGCCCGGCGTGGCCGGCGGCGCGACCGGCCGGCGGCCGGGGAACGACGTCCCCGGCCGCCGGTCCCTGGTCCGCCGGTCACTGGTGCCGGTGCGGATGCGGATGCACGGGTACGGATGCGCCCGTGCGGTTCACATACCGATGTTCGCCGGCCGGTGGGTGTGGCTCTCGACGTCGGCCGCCGCGCGGCCGACGAGTTCATGGGCCAGTTCGGAGCAGGCGCGGGCCGCTGCCAGCTCCTC
The Streptomyces tirandamycinicus DNA segment above includes these coding regions:
- a CDS encoding ROK family transcriptional regulator → MLRSHNAALVLDLLRAAGGDGISRLELAERTGLTPQAVSKITGRLRKDGMATEAGRRASTGGKPRTVLRLVPSAAHAVGLHLDRDELTAVLVDLAGTVVASRSRALDLGGPVPHAISAAAGEVRALLAVGPERVLGVGVGMPGPLDHRTGVPGRVTGAPGWAGVPLRDELAERLGVPVVLDKDTNAAVLGLALRGLPRTGPGAESAADPGHGVAGPAGGRADGDPASPAAPACPGSLTSPASPGSLTSLASPAHSAAAAAAPGSFAYLHLGTGLGAGLVIGGVVHRGARTGAGEFGHQVVQLDGPVCPCGNRGCIEALCLAAVARGEFGEAARVLGTGAANLVRLLDVEQVLLGGRTVLAAAETFVRGVGEVIGDDAVHVALAESGAYPVAEGAAQLVLAPLFGRMEAMDSANRA
- a CDS encoding Gfo/Idh/MocA family protein encodes the protein MTGTTGTGAASGTSAPAGPPFRVGLVGYGLAGSVFHAPLIAATEGLVLDTVVTSNEERREQARAEFPDVRFAAAADELWERADELDLVVVASPNRTHVPVATAALEAGLPVVVDKPIAGTAAEARALAGLAEKRGLLLSVFQNRRWDNDFLTLRRLLEDGALGEVQRFESRFERWRPQPKGGWRESGDPEEIGGLLYDLGSHVVDQALVLFGPAVRVYAESDVRRPGAETDDDTFIAVTHAGGVRSHLYMSATAAQLGPRFRVLGSAAGYVKYGLDPQEAALREGRRPEPGRPWGEEPQELWGRLGSGESPLTGGGHPVGTRPGDYPAYYAGIATALRDGTAPPVGAYEAADALDVLEAARRSAREGVTVELGT
- a CDS encoding heme-degrading domain-containing protein; this encodes MSRGGTAPGFPGIAALEAQEARLTFSRFTHEDAWALGSALVELARERQAPVAIDIRRGGQQLFHCALAGSSADNDAWIDRKRRVVERYGESSLLVGSRFRAKGTTFEESSRLDPDRYAAHGGSFPVRVDGAGVIGTVTVSGLPQAEDHAMVVEALERILAI
- a CDS encoding fumarylacetoacetate hydrolase family protein encodes the protein MKLLRVGTAGSERPALLDRDGTTLRDLSGLVPDIDGALLADEDALERIRSAAEAGGLPVLDAAGERIGAPLARVGKVVCIGLNYHDHAAETGAATPAEPVVFLKAADTVVGPDDTVLVPRGSEKTDWEVELAVVIGRTARCLESPEEALAHIAGYAVAHDVSEREFQIERGGTWDKGKNCETFNPLGPWLVTRDEVPDPQALSLRLWVNGELKQNGSTADQIFPVAEVVRYVSHFMTLYPGDVVNTGTPAGVALGQPEPKPYLRAGDVVELEIEGLGRQRQVLKSA
- a CDS encoding YidC/Oxa1 family membrane protein insertase, whose protein sequence is MSPVLSLFASLVGRLADLLQPLFHTSATAAAIVLFTALVRLAVHPLSRAAARGQQARARLAPQLSELRGRHGGDPERLRRAVLELHAKEKVPPLAGCLPGLLQLPAFFLMYHLFSGSRIGGEANELLGHSLFAAGLGGRWADALEAGGVFGPAGAVYLVLFGVVAVVAAFTCVRTRRQLAATGPARPEQTLPGMGAMARVLPLMSFATLVTVAVVPLAAALYVVTSTTWSAVERMLLHRDASAAGSPATAG
- a CDS encoding DUF6412 domain-containing protein, coding for MAGQTWRVLRPLALLLFILVEVFVAEGIGLPTAVALAATAAAGAALVACALILSRSVPRVPPARIRTALRDRDQRTAFLPQRDPDAAGRCRPRAPGRPSTTAA
- a CDS encoding DUF3427 domain-containing protein: MTRSVDAGNPVAGLYEQLITLRLEKQLRELNADGRWHTVDGAVGPESSPHVIARHVAETTRRVLERLPAADRVHAANHILESLSTVEGAREWVDLVADGPRQLLAVAEEEARGVYAIRPATPLSDTALITNSPDDPSLGFELRAELATADRVDLLCAFVKWHGLRVIEQSLEAAHARHVPIRVITTTYIGATERRALDRLVQRFNAEIKVNYELRSTRLHAKAWLFRRSSGYDTAYVGSSNLSKAALLDGLEWNVRLSSVATPDVLRKFEATFDSYWSDPAFEPYDPDRDATRLDEALLRAGQGTRDAGDRRITLSGLEVRPYPHQRDMLERLEAEREVHGRHRNLLVAATGTGKTVMAALDFKHLRQKHGPGLRLLFVAHRQEILRQSLRTYQDVLVDANFGEELHSSLVPRHWNHVFASVQSLGTRSLDRLAPGHFDVIVIDEFHHGVSPTYRKIIDHFTPRELLGLTATPERMDGRNVQDEFFDGRIAAELRLWEALENELLSPFHYFGITDSTDMSAVTWKRGAYDASELSSLLTGNETRARLVVQAVLDKVPDPTSMRALGFCVSVSHANFMADFFSRAGIRSVALSGGTSRDDRKASLDALRSGELQAVFSVDLLNEGLDIPDVDTLLLLRPTSSATVFLQQLGRGLRRTEGKAVLTVLDLVGRHRREFRFEARFQALTNLTRNRLLTGIERDFPVLPSGCQIILEPKARELIVDNIRARLGVNVTQLAREVRQYAEPRLSTYLKESGRDISELYRGNGNSWTGLLRRAGLLTSSAPDAEAALLRRVPAFLHADDPERVAAYLRLLEDDAPRYDDLDGLGQAYARMLFFSLWPLGGFRTYQEALGSLRPLHDVRSELRQVLAHVLDRAEHVPVPLAGDLGGLPLTVHASYSREEILPALGQSRIGGLMPGHFREGVRWCENVRTDALLITLEKDEKDFSPQTRYRDYALSDSLFHWESQNQTSHTSPTGIRYRTHEKLGSHVLLFVRRYKKTDIGGPQPWMLLGPADYVTHEGSRPMAITWRLRHRMPADVRTYSSAAH
- a CDS encoding acylphosphatase, producing MVRKRVVVSGTVQGVFYRDTCRRVAEEHGVSGWVRNRADGRVEAVFEGDPDGVETLVRWARLGPPSADVRAVEVRDEEPEGLTGFEVRHSTGGGA